A region from the Vespula pensylvanica isolate Volc-1 chromosome 9, ASM1446617v1, whole genome shotgun sequence genome encodes:
- the LOC122631510 gene encoding uncharacterized protein LOC122631510: MQDICENIRTAIEHGRTDIIRSILEACENGPTAEGITKEKILNQPLLEEGTFLSYASKTNQADIVRTLLSCGADPAVQNANGHNAVDLASSDIIRRIYIEELLRATAASEIEKVIQLLDAGIHVNSWDSQGSKNTPLHWAVCYGNKDVITCLIDRGADINAENGCGAIPLHDAVNRGDIAICHELLQAGANPLIRAVKGTFAGKTPYDLSRGKQTLHGLLQKFLSNFTSNDNEAMHSPIALFSEGNFSQKSISSNMSQLSIESNKSSEPVYDIPLRESGKDSPNKTATEKEGIYYLLWPQPKTIYELKNFSPPFVIGKELFISIIQGSESIHRILDVWEVSRTHLLELGHDVKIGEVQPSSGKLSSENKIECIVNKNLFNVSHGYQLHISQNSIKVCAGSLPGLHYAVCTFVQILRLSKKDNTSETCEIEPVLIKDEPRFIHRGILLDISPRGRIPTLEYLLHMVDLWSSLKISHLHLYSRLTSACDWQLCYTKSEMVTLDRYCRDRHLDLVPTLDVDSNVGQHHLTQMWPIFQELLAVFPSLSYVHVGPRLASLLVQPDNFDQSLSVNETIETDMSEVYKSYSCLQELWHILNLNSSTTLLLCSNGLHSKLEFHYIPSNIILVEYGFQADYDFSEWTEAFRIAGGNILSSSGTASYNSLAGCPASTYMNTKNAIKAAIEQDSIGIVVAHWSGSHHLTPHPFAWIGYLIAAGMSWNSSTDIDIGIDDNYDMPEVSGLIRQKHITKLLDIHIFQDSEYKIGSAILELGRLDTLVLTLSKNQSAKDLQQIPDNRGSTLYRLLTDPDNVNLEYLSADLFAKMTKQIKRISHSLYEGNLSSKFASMEIQELQLTADLMLTACKIGRTLIVVGINPNSNMGLAVINLGVCNLPPTFRTDIANKMLAHIEQYKGSWLQRHLPQGLQSSLLVLTSTLHRFVPET; this comes from the exons ATGCAAGACATTTGTGAAAATATTCGTACGGCGATTGAACATGGACGTACTGATATTATCAGATCCATTTTAGAAGCAT GTGAAAATGGTCCTACGGCTGAAggaataacaaaagaaaaaatattgaatcaaCCTCTCTTAGAAGAAGGAACTTTTTTATCATATGCATCTAAG ACGAATCAAGCGGATATCGTAAGAACTTTGTTGAGTTGTGGAGCAGATCCAGCCGTACAAAATGCAAATGGGCACAATGCTGTTGATTTAGCATCCAGCGATATCATACGTCGTATCTATATTGAGGAATTGCTAAGAGCAACTGCTGCTTCTGA AATAGAGAAGGTAATACAATTACTAGATGCAGGAATACATGTAAATTCCTGGGATTCGCAAGGTAGTAAAAACACACCGCTGCATTGGGCAGTTTGTTACGGAAATAAAGATGTCATTACCTGCTTGATTG ACCGTGGTGCAGATATAAATGCAGAAAATGGATGCGGTGCTATACCATTGCATGATGCAGTAAATCGTGGTGATATAGCTATATGTCACGAGTTATTACAAGCTGGAGCAAATCCTCTTATAAGAGCTGTAAAAGG AACATTTGCAGGGAAAACGCCATATGATCTTTCTCGTGGAAAACAGACCTTGCATGGCcttcttcaaaaatttttatcaaattttacatCAAATGACAATGAAGCTATGCATAGTCCAATTGCATTGTTTTCAGAAGgaaatttttctcaaaaaagtATTTCAAGCAATATGAGCCAACTCTCCATTGAATCTAATAAATCTTCTGAACCAGTATACGATATTCCATTACGAGAATCGGGGAAAGATAGTCCTAACAAAACTGctacagaaaaagaaggaatttaTTACTTACTTTGGCCACAACCAAAAACTATCTAtgaacttaaaaatttttcacctCCATTTGTCATTGGCAAAGAACTTTTTATATCCATTATACAG GGCAGTGAGTCCATACACAGAATATTAGATGTTTGGGAAGTTAGCAGAACACACTTATTGGAGTTAGGTCATGATGTAAAAATAGGTGAAGTTCAACCTAGCTCTGGGAAATTATCTAgtgaaaacaaaatagaatgTATAgtgaacaaaaatttgttcaatGTTTCTCATGGCTATCAATTGCATATTTCTCAAAACTCGATTAAAGTTTGTGCTGGAAGCCTACCAGGCTTACATTATGCAGTATGCACATTTGTGCAAATATTACgtttaagtaaaaaagataatacatCCGAAACATGCGAAATAGAACCTGTTCTCATAAAAGATGAACCAAGATTTATACACCGTGGAATATTGTTAGATATTTCACCAAGAGGTCGCATACCTACCCtggaatatttattacacatGGTTGACTTATGGtcatcattaaaaatatctcattTACATCTCTATTCTAGACTAACGTCAGCCTGTGACTGGCAACTTTGTTATACTAAATCTGAAATGGTTACACTAGATAGATACTGCAg agatCGTCATTTAGATTTAGTACCAACATTGGACGTCGATTCCAATGTAGGACAACATCATCTCACACAAATGTGGCctatttttcaagaattacTTGCTGTATTTCCTAGCCTGAGCTATGTACATGTTGGACCAAGATTGGCTAGTTTATTAGTTCAACCAGATAACTTCGATCAGAGTTTGTCTGTAAACGAAACAATTGAAACAGATATGTCAGAGGTATATAAATCGTATTCGTGCCTTCAAGAGTTATGGCACATTCTGAATTTGAATTCAAGCACAACTCTACTACTTTGTTCTAATGGATTACATTCCAAATTAGAATTTCATTACATTCCCTCAAATATTATTCTCGTTGAATATGGATTTCAG GCAGATTATGATTTTTCTGAATGGACAGAAGCATTTAGAATAGCGGGaggtaatattttatcgagttCAGGAACAGCAAGTTACAATAGTTTAGCAGGATGTCCAGCATCTACGTATATGAATACAAAAAATGCAATCAAAGCTGCTATTGAACAAGATTCTATTGGTATAGTGGTAGCTCATTGGTCCGGAAGTCATCATCTAACTCCTCATCCTTTTGCTTGGATCGGATATTTAATAGCAGCAGGAATGTCGTGGAATTCAAGtacagatatagatataggaattgatgataattatgatatgCCTGAAGTATCCGGATTAATTag GCAAAAACATATTACGAAATTACTAGATATTCACATTTTTCAAGATTCAGAATATAAGATTGGAAGTGCAATTTTAGAATTAGGCAGATTAGATACATTAGTATTAACCTTAAGTAAAAATCAATCAGCAAAAGATTTGCAACAAATACCTGACAATCGTGGATCTACTTTATACAGATTATTGACAGATCCCGATAATGTCAATTTGGAATATCTTTCAGCTGATCTATTTGCT AAAATGACAAAACAGATTAAACGTATCTCTCATTCATTATATGAAGGAAACTTATCCTCCAAATTTGCATCAATGGAAATTCAGGAACTTCAATTAACAGCTGATTTAATGCTCACAGCTTGTAAAATTGGTCGAACGCTAATTGTTGTGGGTATTAATCCTAACAGTAACATGGGTCTTGCAGTTATCAATTTAGGAGTGTGCAATTTACCACCCACCTTTAGAACTGACATAGCTAATAAAATGTTAGCACATATAGAACAATATAAAGGTTCTTGGTTACAAAGGCATTTACCTCAAGGCCTTCAAAGCTCATTATTGGTATTAACTAGTACTTTACATAGGTTTGTACCagaaacataa
- the LOC122631522 gene encoding protein FAM177A1 isoform X1: protein MTLETLCNVCQTMANEEKKESDLNDVVLQENVVFDTQCKTNAKKRPKRILHFSDGDLEEYSSEDEVDKTQETKVVAEIDPHTLNWLPWTWYKTTWVGTKVLDGCDYLGEWLANFFGITTPKYQFEIDEFHRLQALENEIIHKNDLEMGGWNNQNRNNLINITNPPKN from the exons ATGACACTTGAGACACTGTGTAATGTGTGTCAAACTATggcgaacgaagaaaagaaggaaagtgaTTTAAATGATGTGGTCTTACAGGAGAATGTGGTATTCGACACGCAA TGCAAAACTAATGCGAAAAAACGTCCAAAACGAATATTGCATTTTTCTGATGGAGATTTAGAAGAATATTCTTCAGAAGATGAAGTAGATAAGACGCAAGAAACTAAAGTCGTAGCTGAAATCGATCCG CATACTCTTAATTGGTTACCTTGGACTTGGTATAAAACAACCTGGGTTGGTACAAAAGTATTGGATGGTTGTGATTATCTTGGTGAATGGCTCGCAAATTTTTTTGGTATTACAACACCTAAATATCAATTTGAAATTGATGAGTTTCATAGATTACAAGCTCTAGAAAATGAGATAATTCATAAGAACGATTTAGAAATGGGTGGATGGAACAATCAGaacagaaataatttaattaatattacaaatccACCAAAGAATTAA
- the LOC122631522 gene encoding protein FAM177A1 isoform X2, with translation MTLETLCNVCQTMANEEKKESDLNDVVLQENVCKTNAKKRPKRILHFSDGDLEEYSSEDEVDKTQETKVVAEIDPHTLNWLPWTWYKTTWVGTKVLDGCDYLGEWLANFFGITTPKYQFEIDEFHRLQALENEIIHKNDLEMGGWNNQNRNNLINITNPPKN, from the exons ATGACACTTGAGACACTGTGTAATGTGTGTCAAACTATggcgaacgaagaaaagaaggaaagtgaTTTAAATGATGTGGTCTTACAGGAGAATGTG TGCAAAACTAATGCGAAAAAACGTCCAAAACGAATATTGCATTTTTCTGATGGAGATTTAGAAGAATATTCTTCAGAAGATGAAGTAGATAAGACGCAAGAAACTAAAGTCGTAGCTGAAATCGATCCG CATACTCTTAATTGGTTACCTTGGACTTGGTATAAAACAACCTGGGTTGGTACAAAAGTATTGGATGGTTGTGATTATCTTGGTGAATGGCTCGCAAATTTTTTTGGTATTACAACACCTAAATATCAATTTGAAATTGATGAGTTTCATAGATTACAAGCTCTAGAAAATGAGATAATTCATAAGAACGATTTAGAAATGGGTGGATGGAACAATCAGaacagaaataatttaattaatattacaaatccACCAAAGAATTAA
- the LOC122631519 gene encoding GATA zinc finger domain-containing protein 14-like: MPKTRLYRIFTCSILMVHTAASTGNYYFKPDDRYEPNIHIFNGRFIPGDNINQKNINNYDTENQERDYAFNGRINKANLEVSNLPLLTHSTDNRLPGHMDTNYENHNNNLNLIKEHLPYHFQKYSSNSSNTEFDFGKYRHLDSSQYSNDHHQKGSSHTDFISGSYSTGVPSSYLAPIRYEQGSDTSMVDDTYINNDHQQFYGKQRSNTFNSKGKYNYEDDALNIFSPDIFYMQEDYKIKDQIQGLNQNQDTSFADLSTSVSNNYNSNAHGKKINFHKLERPVNYRGIKYSSIRPSKSNLNHIIKGHKNNHLPNSYAKDNGKAIIIKIGGSSIYPRYVYSTRFYPNTKGDVNRGYKKKRNNFLNRPRNNPVPIHSINFSHNNDNINNNYDDSESSELYNRNTEYTDSMRTNAFTT; this comes from the exons ATGCCAAAAACAAGATTG taTAGAATATTTACGTGTTCTATCCTTATGGTTCATACAGCAGCATCCACTGGca attactATTTTAAACCGGATGATAGATATGAACCtaacatacatattttcaatGGAAGGTTTATACCTGGAGATAACATAAAccaaaaaaacattaataattatgatacaGAAAATCAAGAAAGGGATTATGCATTTAATGGCAGAATAAATAAAGCGAATCTTGAAGTCAGTAATTTACCATTACTTACTCATTCGACTGATAATAGATTGCCAGGACATATGGATACAAATTATGAAAATCATAATAACAATTTGAATCTTATAAAAGAACATCTACcttatcattttcaaaaatactCTAGTAATAGTAGCAATACAGAGTTTGATTTTGGAAAATACAGACATCTAGATTCATCTCAATATTCAAATGATCACCATCAGAAAGGATCTTCTCATACTGATTTTATATCTGGAAGCTATTCTACTGGAGTCCCATCATCGTATCTCGCTCCTATAAGATACGAACAAGGTTCTGACACATCTATGGTAGatgatacatatatcaataatGATCATCAACAATTCTATGGAAAACAAAGAAGTAATACATTTAATTccaaaggaaaatataattacgaaGATGatgcattaaatatattttcacctgatatattttatatgcaagAAGATTATAAGATCAAAGATCAAATTCAAGGTTTAAATCAAAACCAAGACACATCTTTTGCTGACTTATCAACCTCtgtatcaaataattataattctaaCGCACAtggtaaaaaaattaattttcataagtTGGAAAGACCAGTTAATTATAGAGGAATCAAATACTCATCCATTCGTCCTTCTAAGAGtaatttaaatcatataataaagGGACATAAGAATAATCATCTTCCTAATAGTTATGCAAAAGATAATGGGaaagcaataataattaaaattggtGGCTCCAGTATTTATCCTAGATATGTTTATTCTACAAGATTTTATCCTAATACTAAAGGTGATGTAAATAGaggttataaaaaaaaacgtaataatttcttaaatagGCCACGGAATAATCCAGTACCTattcattcgataaatttcagTCATAATAATGACaacattaacaataattatgaTGATTCTGAATCTTctgaattatataatagaaataccGAATATACAGACAGTATGAGAACAAATGCATTTACTACGTAA